The Cucurbita pepo subsp. pepo cultivar mu-cu-16 chromosome LG05, ASM280686v2, whole genome shotgun sequence nucleotide sequence CAGCAACCTACTGGAACAATTTCCAGTGGGCGTTTTGCATCAAACAACCTTCCTGTTGCTCTTTCTCAGGTATCTTTCAAAGTCAGGCTATTTATTCGTAATTACCATCAGTTGCCCCTGTAGTTTCTTTGAGTTGCATTTATTGTGCTCACAAAAGATTAGCTGCTGCATGATAACATAGTTTAGACATTTTATCACTCTGGTAAGCAAAGACGAGCACGCTTATTTATGATTAATTCTGAAGTACTGTTGTAATTATCACTATAGAAGACATTTACCATCTAGTAACTGTGTTGAGGAAGAAATGATGGAGGGCTGCTTTACAAATCAGACATCAGATCatgatttttataattagCATGGTATAGGGTTTTCTGGGCATGAAATGACATCTTTAATAGATCTAGAAGCAATGAAAGTGAAACGTAATCTTATCCTCTCAAAACCCCGCATAATTGTTTATGTGCTTTCACTACATTTTGACTGTTGCGTTCTCTTCTGTAGTTATCTCATGGCAGCTCTCACGGACATTCAGGAGTCGCAAATAGAGGAGGTATAAGTGTTGTAGGAAATCCTGGATTTAGTAGTAGCACAAATGCAGTTGGCGGTTCTATTCCTGGGATTCTGTCTACTTCTGCTGCTATTGGTAATCGAAATGCTGTTCCAGGATTGGGTGTATCCCCAATTTTGGGAAATGCAGGTCCTCGGATCACAAGTTCAATGGGAAATATGGTAAGTGGAGGCAACATAGGAAGGAGTATAACTACTGGCGGGGGTTTGTCATTACCTGGTCTTGCTTCTCGTCTAAACCTTGGTGCGAATAGTGGATCTGGAAGCTTAACTGTGCAGGGACAAAACCGTTTAATGAGTGGTGTGCTTCCACAAGGTACAATCCCAATCCCTTGAATTTGTGCACAAAATACCTATTTTATGAGGCTATATTGAATGGAAATGCATTCATTACTATGTTTTAGTTAAAAATGTTCTATGCTACTTTTTCGTATATGACATTTTCTTGCTTCAGGATCTCAACAGGTTATTTCTATGTTAAGTAATTCTTATCCAAGTGCTGGAGGTCCACTTTCCCAAAACCACATACAGAATGTGAATAGTCTGAATTCTCTAGGGATGTTGAATGATGTGAACTCCAGTGACAATTCCCCTTTTGACATCAATGATTTTCCTCAGTTGACAAGTCGTCCAAGTTCTGCAGGAGGGCCTCAAGGACAATTGAGTTAGTAACTAGACATTgttggttttgtttgtttttttttttctttttctctcttcgcCAATTTTGATTGTTAGAAATGTCATGTAATTGTTTCAGGTTCCCTGAGAAAGCAGGGCCTTAGTCCTATTGTTCAACAAAACCAAGAGTTTAGCATTCAGAGTGAAGACTTTCCAGCATTATCTAGATTTAAAGGTGCAAATCCCTTCTTTGCTTCTACTAGGTTTCATTCATGTAAATCATAAGCCAAAACTTTGTTTACTGCTCTCTACCCTATTCTTTTTAAGACTAAATACAACAATTTTGGATAACTGTTGTTGGCAATTATCTCAGTTGACCATGAGCAATAGCTGAATGGATTTAGTAGAATTTCAGATTTCGTTTTTCAAGTTTTCCCTTGCAATTATTAAGCTCAAGATCATCTTCATGGAGAGTTCTATTTTTCTGTCatttgtttggattttaaattcatagcACGTAGTCTTGCATACTTTGAATATGAAACAGAACACTTTCCATCATTGATTATAGTTCTAGATCTTGTGCAGGTGGCAATGTTGATTATGGCATGGACATTCATCAGAAAGATCAACATGAAAATTCTGTGCCTATCATGCAGTCTCAGCAGTTCTCTGTGGGAACTCCTACTCTCTCATCTGCTGACTATCCTCATTTGGTGATGTGCTGCTTAACAACTTTTCCCTTGTTTTGATCTTCAGATTGGGAGATCTGCTGGATTTAACCTAGGGAGCACATACTCACATCGACCccagcagcaacagcaacatTCTCCTGCAGTCAGCAACAGCACGGTGTCCTTTCCGCCTGCTAATAATCAGGATCTCCTCCATTTACATGGATCAGATatatttccatcttcacaTGCTGCATCCTATCACCAGCAGGTGTGCAATTCTATTAATGCAATTCGAAAggaagtaaatatttttaccttGCAGGCATAATCAAACTGTTCCTTTACTTACATATTTCCATTCTTGGTGTTTTATCAACTGAAATACAGTCTCAACCTTTTATTCTcaagtattaaaaaatactcgatGGGTTTAAATGTTTCGTAGATCAATCAGTTGCCTGTATGTCTTAATGTCTTCCCCAttgaattttttcaatatcaacatttcattttcatattcaGTCTAGTGGGCCTCCTGGTATTGGTTTAAGACCTCTGAGCTCTCCTAACTCAGTGTCTGGAATGGGTTATGACCAACTTATTCAGCAATATCAGCAGCATCACAGTCAACCGCAGTTCCGGTTGCAACATATGTCTGGTGTTAGCCAATCATTTAGAGATCAAGGGATGAAGTCTATGCAGGCAGCTCAATCTTCTCCTGACCCATTCGGTTTACTTGGTTTGTTAAGTGTAATAAGGTTGAGTGATCCTGATCTTGCATCCCTTGCGCTCGGGATTGATTTGACCACGTTAggattaaatttgaattcagCAGATAACCTTCACAAGACTTTTGGTTCCCCGTGGTCTGATGAGCCTGCTAAGGGTGATCCAGATTTCAATGTACCTCAGTGTTATCTTATTAAACCACCACCTTCTCTGCATGTGAGTCTCTTCCCCTTTCCTCTCCCAGTCGACCTGCctgcattttttatttttctgaaccGATCATTGTTTTGGTTGACTACAGCAAGGATACTTCTCAAAATTCACTTTGGAAACGctgttttatatatttttcaggtgtggtatatttaaataatttgaacgtattaattttgttatcttaatatatattattctgaTCTGTCTTGTTCTTCAGCATGCCCAAAGATGAAGCTCAGTTGTATGCTGCAAATGAACTGTAAGCTCTTATTATATACTTACTGTGGCGTTTGTTATTTTCACCAAAGTTATATAAAAAGATAGTTATGCGTAGAATTTCCCCTAAGGGCGATGTTgccaacatttttttgtttggtagTTATAATAGAGGCTGGTTTTATCACAAAGAACATCGATTCTGGTTCATTCGGGTCTCTAATATGGAACCGCTTGTGAAAACTAGCTCGTACGAGAGAGGATCTTATCTCTGTTTTGACCCTCACACATTTGAAACTGTCCGCAAGGTTTGGAGtttatctatatttatatCTTTCCATTGAAATgagttaataataaatagaccCACCCATTGCTGATGTTACGTCAACTGTGCTCAGGATAATTTTGTGCTTCACTACGAGATGGTGGAAAAGAGACCAGCTCTACCGCAACATTAGCcattctctttttcctttttattaaatgtaaaaaGGTAATTTGTGGATTTTTGTGTTATTAGCCATAGTTGTGTTTGTAGAAGTAATATTCTgttaatttgataattttatatCCATCCATTATGATGTGGGGGCCCCCTTGTTATTGTAATGAGCCGTTTTTGCTTCCCGGAAAAGGACAACTGTAACGAGGCATATGTTTGATCACCCGTCGTTCTACATGATGATATATTTGGTTATTAGCTTAGTTTAGTTTGTTGAACTTtatcatattaataataatacccAATTGATTAAATACTTTACTGTTGTGATTATGTGGTTATGGGTTTGGATTCACTTCAATATGTATATTCTCACCACTACTCCACAAATCCCATTATGGTTTCtgcattaaattaattttatttctagttattttcataattctacttttctttattatttcttaagaaaGGTTAGAGTCATCGtgatagaatttttttatgagatgtatttgatagaaaaataataattattagttgaagaaagattaaaagaaaaagtgaattttcttatataaatgacaacaaaattttaaaactagtatatcgtaaacttttaaattaaatcatactgtaataagaactaaaattaaaaatcttatgatcgataattaattttaattaatatgcCCTTGCCGTGttcttttgataaattttaaattaaatcgtaataataactaaaattaaaaatcttatgatccataaataattttaattaatatgcCCTGACTTGTACTTTTGACAAGTCTCGCtcgaattaaattttaaattaaatcgtactaaaattaaaaatcttatgatcgataaataattttaattaatatgtcTGTCCTGTTGACAAGTCTTAGGTTCCCATTAGTTCTTATTGattaactttaattaaaaatatttaattttttaatattctcgTTCTaaagtatgatcttcaatACTATAgaattgttaatttatttctttcttgataattaaaaaaatacaacaaataaatatgatttaaattaataattttaacataattcaattttttaaaatcaaaatcaaaattttaacatttatttcgtttaataatatttaagagtgaaaaaaaattaaaattctattttttaattgaattaaaaaaagggaagTCTAATtagtattataattttttttaaagagaattaatttaaaattaattgtagTAATTTGGAGATTTATGAGAATCTAACGTTATTATTAcagaacaaataaaaagagagggaaactGTTTTGGTGGGTAAAGTTTCCGACTTTCTCTGTGAttctctttccctctctcttcCATTGGATTTAGGGCACACGAACACAATCTTTGATACTCAACCACACATCTCTCCGATCATTCTTCAGGTACTTTTTCATCTCTGATTCCTTTGATACAAACCAATTCCTTTCCATTTGTCATGAATTCGATCTCCGATCTTCTCTCATTCTCATATCTTCCATATCCCTTCTTCTTCGTCCTCACCGTTCTTCATTTATTCTGTTCATCTATCAATTTCCATCCATTCTAGGGTTCCACCACATTCTTCAAAAGTTCGTGTTGTTTCTTGTTCTACTCTGAAGGATTCTTTAGTCCGAAGTAGTGTTGAAACTGCTTTTGGGCTAGAAGAATCAGTGCAGAAACACTGCTGCATTTCTTNCCTTAGTCCTATTGTTCAACAAAACCAAGAGTTTAGCATTCAGAGTGAAGACTTTCCAGCATTATCTAGATTTAAAGGTGCAAATCCCTTCTTTGCTTCTACTAGGTTTCATTCATGTAAATCATAAGCCAAAACTTTGTTTACTGCTCTCTACCCTATTCTTTTTAAGACTAAATACAACAATTTTGGATAACTGTTGTTGGCAATTATCTCAGTTGACCATGAGCAATAGCTGAATGGATTTAGTAGAATTTCAGATTTCGTTTTTCAAGTTTTCCCTTGCAATTATTAAGCTCAAGATCATCTTCATGGAGAGTTCTATTTTTCTGTCatttgtttggattttaaattcatagcACGTAGTCTTGCATACTTTGAATATGAAACAGAACACTTTCCATCATTGATTATAGTTCTAGATCTTGTGCAGGTGGCAATGTTGATTATGGCATGGACATTCATCAGAAAGATCAACATGAAAATTCTGTGCCTATCATGCAGTCTCAGCAGTTCTCTGTGGGAACTCCTACTCTCTCAT carries:
- the LOC111794416 gene encoding probable NOT transcription complex subunit VIP2 isoform X3 — protein: MSGLLNSSVNGSASNLPDGTGRSFANSFSGQSGAASPVFHHSGTIQGLHNIHGNFNLQNMSGALTSRNSTINNVPSGGVQQPTGTISSGRFASNNLPVALSQLSHGSSHGHSGVANRGGISVVGNPGFSSSTNAVGGSIPGILSTSAAIGNRNAVPGLGVSPILGNAGPRITSSMGNMVSGGNIGRSITTGGGLSLPGLASRLNLGANSGSGSLTVQGQNRLMSGVLPQGSQQVISMLSNSYPSAGGPLSQNHIQNVNSLNSLGMLNDVNSSDNSPFDINDFPQLTSRPSSAGGPQGQLSSLRKQGLSPIVQQNQEFSIQSEDFPALSRFKGGNVDYGMDIHQKDQHENSVPIMQSQQFSIGRSAGFNLGSTYSHRPQQQQQHSPAVSNSTVSFPPANNQDLLHLHGSDIFPSSHAASYHQQQYQQHHSQPQFRLQHMSGVSQSFRDQGMKSMQAAQSSPDPFGLLGLLSVIRLSDPDLASLALGIDLTTLGLNLNSADNLHKTFGSPWSDEPAKGDPDFNVPQCYLIKPPPSLHQGYFSKFTLETLFYIFFSMPKDEAQLYAANELYNRGWFYHKEHRFWFIRVSNMEPLVKTSSYERGSYLCFDPHTFETVRKDNFVLHYEMVEKRPALPQH
- the LOC111794416 gene encoding probable NOT transcription complex subunit VIP2 isoform X2, yielding MSGLLNSSVNGSASNLPDGTGRSFANSFSGQSGAASPVFHHSGLHNIHGNFNLQNMSGALTSRNSTINNVPSGGVQQPTGTISSGRFASNNLPVALSQLSHGSSHGHSGVANRGGISVVGNPGFSSSTNAVGGSIPGILSTSAAIGNRNAVPGLGVSPILGNAGPRITSSMGNMVSGGNIGRSITTGGGLSLPGLASRLNLGANSGSGSLTVQGQNRLMSGVLPQGSQQVISMLSNSYPSAGGPLSQNHIQNVNSLNSLGMLNDVNSSDNSPFDINDFPQLTSRPSSAGGPQGQLSSLRKQGLSPIVQQNQEFSIQSEDFPALSRFKGGNVDYGMDIHQKDQHENSVPIMQSQQFSIGRSAGFNLGSTYSHRPQQQQQHSPAVSNSTVSFPPANNQDLLHLHGSDIFPSSHAASYHQQSSGPPGIGLRPLSSPNSVSGMGYDQLIQQYQQHHSQPQFRLQHMSGVSQSFRDQGMKSMQAAQSSPDPFGLLGLLSVIRLSDPDLASLALGIDLTTLGLNLNSADNLHKTFGSPWSDEPAKGDPDFNVPQCYLIKPPPSLHQGYFSKFTLETLFYIFFSMPKDEAQLYAANELYNRGWFYHKEHRFWFIRVSNMEPLVKTSSYERGSYLCFDPHTFETVRKDNFVLHYEMVEKRPALPQH
- the LOC111794416 gene encoding probable NOT transcription complex subunit VIP2 isoform X1, which gives rise to MSGLLNSSVNGSASNLPDGTGRSFANSFSGQSGAASPVFHHSGTIQGLHNIHGNFNLQNMSGALTSRNSTINNVPSGGVQQPTGTISSGRFASNNLPVALSQLSHGSSHGHSGVANRGGISVVGNPGFSSSTNAVGGSIPGILSTSAAIGNRNAVPGLGVSPILGNAGPRITSSMGNMVSGGNIGRSITTGGGLSLPGLASRLNLGANSGSGSLTVQGQNRLMSGVLPQGSQQVISMLSNSYPSAGGPLSQNHIQNVNSLNSLGMLNDVNSSDNSPFDINDFPQLTSRPSSAGGPQGQLSSLRKQGLSPIVQQNQEFSIQSEDFPALSRFKGGNVDYGMDIHQKDQHENSVPIMQSQQFSIGRSAGFNLGSTYSHRPQQQQQHSPAVSNSTVSFPPANNQDLLHLHGSDIFPSSHAASYHQQSSGPPGIGLRPLSSPNSVSGMGYDQLIQQYQQHHSQPQFRLQHMSGVSQSFRDQGMKSMQAAQSSPDPFGLLGLLSVIRLSDPDLASLALGIDLTTLGLNLNSADNLHKTFGSPWSDEPAKGDPDFNVPQCYLIKPPPSLHQGYFSKFTLETLFYIFFSMPKDEAQLYAANELYNRGWFYHKEHRFWFIRVSNMEPLVKTSSYERGSYLCFDPHTFETVRKDNFVLHYEMVEKRPALPQH
- the LOC111794416 gene encoding probable NOT transcription complex subunit VIP2 isoform X4 gives rise to the protein MSGLLNSSVNGSASNLPDGTGRSFANSFSGQSGAASPVFHHSGTIQGLHNIHGNFNLQNMSGALTSRNSTINNVPSGGVQQPTGTISSGRFASNNLPVALSQLSHGSSHGHSGVANRGGLGVSPILGNAGPRITSSMGNMVSGGNIGRSITTGGGLSLPGLASRLNLGANSGSGSLTVQGQNRLMSGVLPQGSQQVISMLSNSYPSAGGPLSQNHIQNVNSLNSLGMLNDVNSSDNSPFDINDFPQLTSRPSSAGGPQGQLSSLRKQGLSPIVQQNQEFSIQSEDFPALSRFKGGNVDYGMDIHQKDQHENSVPIMQSQQFSIGRSAGFNLGSTYSHRPQQQQQHSPAVSNSTVSFPPANNQDLLHLHGSDIFPSSHAASYHQQSSGPPGIGLRPLSSPNSVSGMGYDQLIQQYQQHHSQPQFRLQHMSGVSQSFRDQGMKSMQAAQSSPDPFGLLGLLSVIRLSDPDLASLALGIDLTTLGLNLNSADNLHKTFGSPWSDEPAKGDPDFNVPQCYLIKPPPSLHQGYFSKFTLETLFYIFFSMPKDEAQLYAANELYNRGWFYHKEHRFWFIRVSNMEPLVKTSSYERGSYLCFDPHTFETVRKDNFVLHYEMVEKRPALPQH